The following nucleotide sequence is from Pseudonocardia sp. C8.
ACACCGGCGAACCAGCTCGAGCAGCTCGCCGACGGACTGTGGGCCGAGGCTTCGTCGGTCGGGGCGGGACTGGTCGGCGGGGACCTGACGTCCGGGCCGGTGATCGTCGTGTCGGTGACCGCACTCGGGTCGCTGCAGGGCCGCGCACCGGTGCTGCGCTCCGGGGCGCGCCCGGGGGACCGGGTGGCCGTCTGCGGGCGGCTGGGCTGGTCGGCGGCCGGGCTGGCGGTGCTCGGCCGCGGTTTCCGCTCACCGGCCGCGCTGGTGAACGCGCACCGGGTGCCGGAGCCGCCGTACGCCGCCGGGCCGGCGGCCGCGGACGCCGGCGCCACCGCGATGATCGACGTCTCCGACGGGCTGCTGGCCGACCTGGGGCACCTGGCGCGGGCGTCCGGGGTGGCGGTGCGGCTGCGGTCGCGGTCGTTCACGGTGCCGGCGCGGCTGGCCGAGATCGGGTCCGCGCTGGGCCTGGACCCGCTGCGCTGGATGCTCACCGGCGGCGAGGACCACGCGCTGGCGGCGACCTTCCCCGAAGGTGCGGAGCTGCCGCCGGACTGGGTGGAGATCGGGGCGGTGGAGGCCCCGGACGACGCGGGCCGGGCCGTCACGGTGGACGGCCGGCCCTACGAGGGCGACCAGGGCTGGGTCCACTTCGCGAAATCATGATTCCACTGCGGGCTTGCGACCGCGCCAGGACGGGTGACAGGGTCTCTCCTGATCATGCTGTTCGTCACCTTCGTCCGGATGGCTTGCGTGCAGAGGGGAAGTCACTGTGGACAACCTGGGCGTGCTCAGCCTGCTCGCGCTCGCACCGATCCTCGTCGTCGCGATCCTGCTGGTCGGCCTGCGCTGGCCGGCGAAGTAC
It contains:
- a CDS encoding thiamine-phosphate kinase; translation: MSPSAITPEGGSESSVSLREVGEFRLIDRVTTDRVQPDTTVLGPGDDSAIVAAADGRVVACTDVLVEGVHFRLDWSSPEQVGRKAAAANLADVAAMGAVPTSLLVGLACPSSTPANQLEQLADGLWAEASSVGAGLVGGDLTSGPVIVVSVTALGSLQGRAPVLRSGARPGDRVAVCGRLGWSAAGLAVLGRGFRSPAALVNAHRVPEPPYAAGPAAADAGATAMIDVSDGLLADLGHLARASGVAVRLRSRSFTVPARLAEIGSALGLDPLRWMLTGGEDHALAATFPEGAELPPDWVEIGAVEAPDDAGRAVTVDGRPYEGDQGWVHFAKS